From the genome of Rhododendron vialii isolate Sample 1 chromosome 10a, ASM3025357v1:
ctttttcccaatAAATTACTAAATCCAAAATTAACGGATGTTACAGGAACAGCTTGCGGTAGGCGCCGGTCTTGACCTCGTCGATGCCGGTGGGCTCCAGATCCACAAAGACGGCGAGAGGTACGTGCTTCCCAGCGTCGGTCTTTGCTGAAGAAGGTGTTGAACACGTCGCCGCCGCTGCCCACCATCTTGTTGCTTAGCATTTGCCCATCAGGTTGcgaaaaaacaaccaaaaacaaaaaaaacacaaatcgGTTAAATCGAAACAGAATGGCGTCAAAGACAACGGAAAGTTCGACGGAGTTGAGTTTGTTTTACCTGAATGCCGTGTTCAAGGTAGTAGAGCTCCCAACAGGCGTTTCCGACCTGGATCCCGACCTGTCCGATGTGGATCGAAATGCACTCTCTCATATTCGTTGGACgggattagagagagagagagagagaaagagagagagagagagagagagagagaggctctgCTCCAGATTTATGTTTggtctagggtttctctctgTAAAACAGTTTATATAAGAGGGTATTTTAgtcttggtttaatttcttttttaaaacagTGGACTAAAGATCTTACCAAACCTAATTAGTGAACTAAAGGGGTTATGaactttagaagtggactagaggggttacaaacatgctataATGGATCTAGAcaaattttttaatgtaaataACCAACACATTAAGAACAAACTGGTGGCAAACCCGTGATTGGAGAAGTTTGTGATGAACCAAATAATAATTAGCTATTAACAATTGATACATATGGATTAAATCACATCACCTATTTATCAACAAAAACGGAAATCAACAAATAGCTTTGAAAGTTTCTACAGAGGTTTCTTGGGTTTCTTCTGGTGTACCATCAATGGTTGAGAAGAGTCCGCTTACTGCAATCCGACCCTCTCAAAACTCAATCCAACCCAAcccttttttatgttttgaagTTCAAAGCAGAGCAACACACCAGTAGTTACCCTCTGGCAATATTAAGGTCAAAATATGTACATAATAAACATCCTAATCCAATTATTTCAACCCCTAATCAACCGTCAACTTCAATTATTCCCTTTAAACTGccgatcgaaaaaaaaaaaagatgggaaaaaaaccaaaatgagCCTTGTAAgttagtgtttgtgtcaacttgatCCCTACAATTTGAATTGGCTCAatttacactctgtagttttaattttgttccaactttttttttttttgataagtgcagATCTTATTAAGCTCAAACAATAAAGTCTAGAGATATAGTCCCTTACAACAACCAGTTAAACAACTCCAAACTAGccatcaaaactaacaaacaagaaccaaaaaaaaaaaactaaacaggTAAGAAAATCCTACTAGATGAGCCCCAATTCCTGCACAAAGATTGATTCTTCAGAGACTGTTTCATCTTTCTCCTTGAGCTAAGGAAGTCCCGAACATCAGCTACAATgaattttgttccaacttggtctaATTACTAACAGTCGTTAGACTCCATTAACCCCATACACGAATGAGCCCCTTTTCTAGAGTTAAAACTATAATCTGCTATtctcctcttgccctaatatacctctgaaccaaaataTAGAGCCTCGTTGttccattctctatttttttttcacagctTTCATTCTCCATTTGTGGCGCCCGGGGTTTTACATTCGACCGAAACGTGTCTCATTCTCCGTCGGGGGAAGGAGCGAGAGGAATTAGGGCCTAGATAAGTGATCGGGTTCCTATGGATTGCAACgtggttcttgaaaaaaaaaggaaaaatgaggagttttgtattctataaaaggggtttggatatttttgaaaaatgcatgaattttagaaattgaagtgagttttatcttaaaaagagaCCGAGTTTTTATCAAGCTGCCTACATATCTCCGGATAAAGGAGAGTCAAGTCCGGCCGTAGTTCGGGCCACAAAAGGGGTTTAGAAAATAACTTAGAGTTTCCACCGGACATAGAGTTTAAGTGTATTTGATCACCTCTTGAATATCGGAAGAATAgttcaagtattttagaaaaaagaacacgGGCCAGAGAACCCGATTTTTAGAAAAGAGTGACTCCGTTTTGGTTTTTAGGAAAAGGCTTTAGGTCTGCAAGGTTAGAGAAGAAAGGGTTCAGTAATTCGCTAAAAAAGAGACCCATATGTGTCTGGGGTTAACAGAGGCTacgacagttagtaattggaccaaattggaacaaaatgaaaactacagagTATAAATCGAGCTAATTCAAATTGTAGGGACCAAATTAacacaaacactaaactacatggaccatttcgatttttttccaaaaaaaatttattcccTTTAAACAACTTCAATCATTGCTATTCTTGCCGGCGTCTTGGGTGGAGGTCTATGGCACCATTACCGTCCTTATCAATCTCCATCATAGCGTTAGTTAAATCCGCGGAGGACGTGCCAACATCAAAACTGAGGGCTTTGAAGACCGACGGGAGCTCGGAGACGGAAACCTTGCCATTGCCGTTGGTGTCTAATTTTTGAATACAGtcaaagagagagatagagagtttTCTGGTTCAGAGAGTACTAGAGAGAGATGTGTTTCAaaatagagacagagagaggagtTTTGAtaaagaatttaaaatttttgaaatattttggacgatTTGTGCGCCAATTTttaaagagaagagagaggggtTAGAGAGAGTAGAGCGGTGGAACCAATAGGTCTCAGCCGTACACCACGTAGGCAGTGTACACAACCGGTGTACGCATAGCATTATTGATTAATTAAATAGATATGGAAAAATAATACAATGCACGGAATAGAATTCCATGCTTCTTGTTGTCAGCAATTTAGCATTGCTTGATCACTTTTGGCATTTCTTATTAGGATCTTTTCCACTGGCAGAGAAATACAGTAATATTTCTTTTTCGGGTATCCGGGGACTAAAATATGATTTCGTGATATGTTATTTATTTTGGCAAAATCCAAGCCATTGGAGACAATATTTGACCCAAGTTTCTATTCTATCCAAGGGGAAAAGACTCTGTCAAACGCTGACACTATACGGCATGTTGAcgcattaattttttcatgcGTTATTGTGTGTGTTCGAGCAACTGGCATTAGTGATTGGGTGGTCAAGTCGGTTTTGCACTCGCCTCAAGGCATGTTGACATGGTGTTACTAATTTCTTCATTTATTATTATGTGTGTTCGAGGAACTGACAATGATGATTTTGGGCCCGCCTCAAACATACGCAACCTATCAAGAATGAATTGTTGACACTATGACATGTGGTATCACAATTTCACAAAATACTTTCTCGTATCTGAGGGCAGCCCAACAGTACAAATTCTGTGTGTAATGGTAGCCCCCAATTTTACCCTTAAATAGTTGAAATCCTACGAGAATTTCACCTTTaaagaaaccaaacaataaaAGGAAGccgaaaaacaaataaaagtaGAACACCACTAGcacgaaaatatattttgtgatCGAGGAACAGTTTTCCTCCTCCTCACAAAAGTGTGTAAGCGCCACACTCCTACAAGGGGAGGACCAGTTTTCCTCCTCACAAAAGCGTGTAAGCGCAACACTTTTTGCGAGGGGAGGAGCAGCAACACCAAATAATCAAAACCAGGCAATGCTAGACAACACTATTTAGGCAAAAAAGTAACTTAAAGACCATAGGAAAACAGAGAATAGAGGTAATTCACTCACatcaattgacaaaaaacaTTTCAAGCTCTTTCCGAGCAACCTGTATAACCATCGGATCCCCGACTAGTTCATTTATTCAATACAGTTCACTAAGAAGGTTATAAATGTTTTGAAACCAACACCCTGAcgccaaaacaacacaaaaactgGAAGCGATCAGACCATAAATTTAACACTTATATGTGAGTCATGTGACCAGGTCACACCAACACCAAAATCATACTTTGGAGGCATAACCTAGGACTAGGAGTCTAAGACTAAGCAGCTTTAAGTGTGTGTCCAACGTCAAGGACAAATCGGTATTTAACATCAGCTTTGACGAGACGTTCAATAGCTGTGTTCACATAGTCCATCGGAATGACCTCAATTAGTGGAGTTATGTTGTGCTTTCCTGCAAAATCGATCATCTCTTGCGTCTCCTTCATACCACCAATGCAACTTCCAGCGATGGCCTTCCTCCCTGTAAAATCCAATTCAAATGTAACATATAAATAGCAGCAACAAGGCGGACACACTCAATGCATGCAAATTTCAACCTTGCAAAGAGTTACTAACTCCGTCTCACAATCTTGGTTTACAATCTTGGTTTATTATATGACACTTCAACTTTCTAAATGAAAAACTGAGAATTgcattcaaactcaagttgAAAGGCATTAATTCCCTTTCCCCATGTTGCCCAATAAGATGATAAGACGATATGTCTCCAGTCATAACTACTATGTTAAGGATATTACTTAAGTATTCGAAAAGGACTAAAAATATaggaacataaaaaaaatagaaagattgaCGGACAATTTGGGATGAAGGGAATAAAACACAAGCCTAAGCAGGAAGGTGGTTCACAGCTACTCTCTCAACCTTAATGAAGCAAATGAATTGCCTCGATATATAAGCCAAAACACATATGTATAAACGGAGATGCTTACCGATAAGCAAAGGAAAGGCTGGTAACTCGAGTGGCTTATTTGGAGCACCAACCATGATGATCTTTCCATGAGACTTCAATAGAAACAACAATGGTACCAATGCATGAACTGCAGATACTGTGTCAATGATGCCATCCAAAGTACCCATAGTAGCCTATAATAACTCAACACATCAATATTTTGTAACTACTTCGCACATACTTAAGAATCTCTATAGTCAATATCACTTCCGGGTGGGAAGAAAGATACCTGCATTTCGTCTGGATTAGTGCTGACTATGAACGAATCGGCACCAAGTACTTCAATAGCTTCCTGCTTCTTGCTCGGGGAGGTACTTATAACGGTCACTATAGCCCCAAAAGCCTTGGCAAATTTAACAGCCACATGGCCTAACCCACCTAGGCCCACCACACCCACTTTCGTACCAGGCTTATCAAGCCCATAATATCTCAGTGGGCTGTAAGTCGTGATCCCAGCACAGAGGAGGGGAGCAGCAGCATCCAGAGGCAGATTGTCAGGAATCCGAACGATATAGCGCTCGTTAGCTATCATGTGATCAGAATAACCTCCGTATGTCTTGGTTCCATCATAATTCACGGAATTGTATGTGAGTATCATTTTGGGACAGTAGTTTTCGAGGTTGTTCTCGCAGTTTTCACATGTGTGACAGGCTCCAACCATGCAACCCACCCCCACTCTGTCTCCAACTTTATACTTCTGTACCTTGCTGCCAACCTCGGTCACCACTCCGACAACCTCATGCCTGTGTGTATCAATCATGATCACACGTTTATACATTGTAGTTGGTTAAGGGCTACACTCCAATTTATGTTTTGGGCAGTAATTAAATAAGAAGGAACAGAAATCAATAATAGCAATATGGACATTTGGAGATAGAGCGAAGCAGAATTTAATATATTTGCAAAATCTCTACACCAAAAACAATAAGAAGTTGAAAGAAAGGTATTGCAGTCATGAAAACTCCACAAGATAATGGTCTGccaataaacaagaaaacatgCTCAAGCAACCATGCACTTCATAGGAATCAGTCAATTATCGAGGCATGAAGTGAAACCCGTTCTTTTGTCTTCTTGGT
Proteins encoded in this window:
- the LOC131304271 gene encoding 8-hydroxygeraniol dehydrogenase-like isoform X1, whose amino-acid sequence is MGKAPEEEHPVKAFGWAARDASGVLSPFKFSRRVTGDEDVRFKILYCGICHSDLHSLKNEWGNSTYPLLPGHEVVGVVTEVGSKVQKYKVGDRVGVGCMVGACHTCENCENNLENYCPKMILTYNSVNYDGTKTYGGYSDHMIANERYIVRIPDNLPLDAAAPLLCAGITTYSPLRYYGLDKPGTKVGVVGLGGLGHVAVKFAKAFGAIVTVISTSPSKKQEAIEVLGADSFIVSTNPDEMQATMGTLDGIIDTVSAVHALVPLLFLLKSHGKIIMVGAPNKPLELPAFPLLIGRKAIAGSCIGGMKETQEMIDFAGKHNITPLIEVIPMDYVNTAIERLVKADVKYRFVLDVGHTLKAA
- the LOC131304271 gene encoding 8-hydroxygeraniol dehydrogenase-like isoform X2, with translation MGKAPEEEHPVKAFGWAARDASGVLSPFKFSRRVTGDEDVRFKILYCGICHSDLHSLKNEWGNSTYPLLPGHEVVGVVTEVGSKVQKYKVGDRVGVGCMVGACHTCENCENNLENYCPKMILTYNSVNYDGTKTYGGYSDHMIANERYIVRIPDNLPLDAAAPLLCAGITTYSPLRYYGLDKPGTKVGVVGLGGLGHVAVKFAKAFGAIVTVISTSPSKKQEAIEVLGADSFIVSTNPDEMQGGRPSLEVALVV